One Nitrospira sp. DNA window includes the following coding sequences:
- a CDS encoding Pyruvate:ferredoxin oxidoreductase, beta subunit has protein sequence MSLDYVKFTPGFEQFMPKEYRDMVEHGPFGKKTTVSQMGSFKEILEEHPMCAGCAMTLFIRLAIIAFPNPEDTITVGTAGCGRLAISQAAIPFVYGNYGDQNGVASGLSRGLRLRFGDKPKDVVVIAGDGGTADIGFQQVLHSWFRKERFTTIMLDNEVYGNTGGQESGMTTRGAVLKMAPLGKKFEKMDMVTMAKVAGCSYIATVVPNNPRRVESVIKKAVLIARDIGPTYVQAYTSCNIEYAIPTDKVMEDAKTVEDDRYKFTEYVSDEAKEYLAERYGYREFMPKAPAAITKA, from the coding sequence ATGAGTCTTGATTATGTGAAATTCACACCGGGATTTGAACAGTTCATGCCGAAAGAATATCGGGATATGGTCGAGCACGGCCCGTTCGGGAAGAAAACGACGGTCTCGCAGATGGGCAGCTTCAAGGAAATCCTTGAGGAGCACCCCATGTGCGCCGGCTGCGCCATGACTCTGTTCATCCGATTGGCGATCATCGCGTTCCCGAATCCCGAGGACACCATCACGGTCGGGACAGCGGGCTGCGGCAGGTTGGCGATTTCGCAAGCGGCGATTCCGTTCGTGTATGGGAATTATGGCGATCAGAACGGCGTTGCCAGCGGCTTATCGCGGGGTTTGCGGCTCCGGTTCGGCGACAAGCCCAAAGATGTGGTGGTGATTGCAGGTGATGGCGGCACGGCCGACATCGGATTCCAGCAGGTCCTCCATTCCTGGTTCCGGAAGGAGCGGTTCACGACCATCATGTTGGACAACGAGGTCTACGGCAACACCGGCGGACAGGAAAGCGGGATGACGACGCGAGGTGCGGTGTTGAAGATGGCTCCGCTGGGAAAGAAATTCGAGAAGATGGATATGGTTACGATGGCCAAGGTTGCCGGCTGTTCCTATATCGCCACGGTCGTGCCGAACAACCCGCGACGGGTGGAAAGCGTCATCAAGAAGGCGGTGCTGATCGCCCGAGACATAGGCCCTACCTATGTTCAAGCCTATACCTCGTGCAACATCGAATATGCGATCCCGACCGACAAGGTGATGGAAGACGCCAAGACCGTGGAGGACGATCGTTATAAATTCACCGAGTATGT